A genomic region of Rhodanobacter sp. contains the following coding sequences:
- a CDS encoding LacI family DNA-binding transcriptional regulator, giving the protein MATDSAPHANRKITLTDIAAGCDVSRATVSLVLRGSPLVNKHTRARVEEELRRQGYVYNRAAANLRRRTSSSIALVLNDLANPFFAEFATGVDEALGGTGYVTLLGSTGESIAREQQVLASLLEHDPAGIILSPAEGSGAGQVLKTIGIRTPLLLFNRELAGAVSPDAPWDRLMLDNQRGARLATEHLIALGQKRIAFFGGHAGSSSCQQRHAGYLEAMQAAGLPIEPHWRIECAPNRVDAAAQCGALFFDAPAPTAAVCYNDAVALGLMLGLYQRGIQPGRDFAVTGFDDIAEAALSAPPLTTLASTPRARGKQAAELLLQRLRDPQAGPQRTVAPVQLVVRGSCCPPPAI; this is encoded by the coding sequence ATGGCCACGGACAGCGCACCTCACGCCAATCGCAAGATCACCCTTACCGACATCGCCGCTGGCTGCGACGTGTCGCGCGCCACCGTGTCGCTGGTGCTGCGCGGCAGCCCCCTGGTGAACAAGCATACGCGGGCCCGCGTCGAAGAAGAGCTGCGCCGCCAAGGTTACGTCTACAACCGCGCCGCGGCCAACCTGCGCCGGCGCACCTCGTCCAGCATTGCGCTGGTGCTGAACGACCTGGCCAACCCGTTCTTCGCCGAATTCGCCACCGGCGTGGACGAAGCGCTGGGCGGCACCGGCTATGTCACCCTGCTCGGCAGCACGGGCGAATCCATCGCGCGCGAACAGCAGGTGCTGGCCTCGCTGCTGGAACATGATCCGGCCGGCATCATCCTGTCGCCCGCCGAGGGCAGCGGCGCCGGCCAGGTGCTGAAGACCATCGGCATACGCACCCCGCTGCTGCTGTTCAATCGCGAACTGGCCGGCGCGGTTTCGCCCGACGCGCCCTGGGACCGGCTGATGCTGGACAACCAGCGCGGCGCACGGCTGGCCACCGAGCACCTGATCGCGCTGGGCCAGAAGCGCATCGCCTTCTTCGGCGGACACGCCGGCTCCAGCTCCTGCCAGCAGCGCCACGCCGGTTACCTCGAAGCGATGCAGGCCGCCGGCCTGCCGATCGAACCGCACTGGCGCATCGAGTGCGCGCCGAACCGCGTGGACGCCGCGGCGCAATGCGGCGCCCTGTTCTTCGATGCGCCCGCACCCACCGCGGCGGTCTGCTACAACGACGCGGTGGCACTGGGCCTGATGCTCGGCCTGTACCAGCGCGGCATCCAGCCCGGCCGCGACTTCGCCGTCACCGGCTTCGACGACATCGCCGAGGCCGCTTTGAGCGCGCCGCCGCTGACCACGCTGGCCTCGACGCCGCGTGCGCGCGGCAAGCAGGCCGCCGAACTGCTGCTGCAGCGCCTGCGCGATCCGCAGGCCGGACCGCAACGCACCGTGGCGCCGGTGCAGCTGGTCGTGCGCGGCAGCTGCTGCCCGCCGCCCGCCATCTGA
- a CDS encoding AGE family epimerase/isomerase codes for MRSVLPATPLPDFNSPAFLRRHIADTMAFYHPHAIDPAGGFFHYYKDDGTIYDRSHRHLVSSTRFVFNYAMAAIEFADDAKLAAEYLDAVQHGLRYLREVHRDAQSGGYAWTIQDGAPEDRTNHAYGVAFVLLAYASARKAGVAEAAAWMDETWNLLERRFWDAGTGLYRDEADAEWNFSGYRGQNANMHMCEAMLAAYQASDEVRYLDRALMLAEHITRRQAALADGLVWEHYDTQWRIDWEYHKDDPKHLFRPWGFQPGHQTEWTKLLLILESLLLERNREEPWILPTARHLFDTAVKHAWDETHGGLCYGFAPDGSVCDDDKYFWVQAESLAAAALLHARTGDAGYAAWHDRLWSYSWQHFVDHQYGAWYRILTRDNRKVSDEKSPAGKVDYHTMGACYELLQLRAR; via the coding sequence ATGCGCTCCGTACTGCCCGCCACGCCGCTGCCCGACTTCAACTCGCCCGCCTTCCTGCGCCGGCACATCGCCGACACCATGGCGTTCTACCACCCGCACGCCATCGACCCGGCCGGCGGTTTCTTCCACTACTACAAGGACGACGGCACGATCTACGACCGCAGCCACCGCCACCTGGTGAGCAGCACGCGCTTCGTCTTCAACTACGCGATGGCAGCCATCGAATTCGCCGACGACGCGAAGCTCGCCGCCGAATATCTCGATGCCGTGCAGCACGGCCTGCGTTACCTGCGCGAGGTGCACCGCGATGCGCAGAGCGGCGGCTATGCATGGACGATCCAGGACGGCGCGCCGGAGGACCGCACCAACCATGCCTACGGCGTCGCCTTCGTGCTGTTGGCCTACGCCAGCGCGCGCAAGGCCGGCGTCGCCGAAGCTGCCGCATGGATGGACGAAACCTGGAATCTGCTCGAACGCCGCTTCTGGGACGCCGGAACCGGCTTGTACCGCGACGAAGCCGACGCGGAGTGGAACTTCAGCGGCTACCGCGGCCAGAACGCCAACATGCACATGTGCGAGGCCATGCTGGCCGCCTACCAGGCCAGCGACGAGGTGCGCTACCTCGACCGCGCGCTGATGCTGGCCGAGCACATCACGCGCCGCCAGGCCGCGCTGGCCGACGGCCTGGTGTGGGAGCACTACGACACGCAGTGGCGCATCGACTGGGAATACCACAAGGACGACCCCAAGCACCTGTTCCGCCCCTGGGGCTTCCAGCCCGGCCACCAGACCGAATGGACCAAGCTGCTGTTGATCCTCGAATCGCTGCTGCTGGAACGCAACCGCGAGGAGCCCTGGATCCTGCCCACCGCACGCCACCTGTTCGACACCGCGGTGAAACATGCGTGGGACGAGACGCACGGCGGCCTGTGCTACGGCTTCGCGCCCGACGGCAGCGTGTGCGACGACGACAAATACTTCTGGGTGCAGGCCGAATCGCTGGCCGCCGCCGCCCTGCTGCACGCCCGTACCGGCGACGCCGGCTACGCCGCGTGGCACGACAGGCTGTGGTCGTATTCCTGGCAGCACTTCGTCGACCACCAATACGGCGCGTGGTACCGCATCCTCACCCGCGACAACCGCAAAGTCAGCGACGAGAAGAGCCCGGCCGGCAAGGTGGACTACCACACCATGGGCGCTTGCTACGAACTGCTCCAACTGCGCGCGCGCTAA
- a CDS encoding carbohydrate kinase: protein MRSVLCFGEALIDFHAEGRDPHGYPQAFVPFAGGAPANVAVAVAKLGGAARFAGMLGKDLFGDFLLDSLLHANVDTRDVARTGEANTALAFVALDAHGDRSFSFYRPPSADLLFRPEHFRTDAFDGTAVFHVCSNSMTEPAAAETTREGMRRARAAGALVSFDLNLRPALWPQGADAHTEVWPALQLADLVKLSAEEFAWLAVDGEEAMLARLWQGCTRLLVVTDGPNPLRWFHPDAEGELPAYRVPMVDSTAAGDAFVGGLLQQLAELGTGPHDLDALVTALPRLHDTLRHAAAAAAIAVTRQGSFVALPTTDEVLAFMASHS, encoded by the coding sequence ATGCGTTCCGTACTCTGCTTCGGCGAAGCCCTGATCGATTTCCATGCCGAAGGCCGCGACCCGCACGGCTATCCGCAGGCCTTCGTGCCCTTCGCCGGCGGCGCGCCCGCCAACGTGGCGGTGGCGGTGGCGAAGCTCGGCGGCGCCGCGCGCTTCGCCGGCATGCTCGGCAAGGACCTGTTCGGCGACTTCCTGCTCGACAGCCTGCTCCACGCCAACGTGGACACCCGCGATGTGGCGCGCACCGGCGAAGCGAACACCGCACTGGCCTTCGTGGCGCTGGACGCGCACGGCGACCGCAGCTTCAGCTTCTACCGCCCGCCCTCGGCCGACCTGCTGTTCCGCCCGGAACACTTCCGCACCGATGCGTTCGACGGCACCGCGGTGTTCCACGTCTGCTCCAACAGCATGACGGAGCCGGCCGCAGCGGAAACCACCCGCGAAGGCATGCGCCGCGCGCGCGCCGCCGGCGCACTGGTGAGCTTCGACCTCAACCTGCGCCCCGCGTTGTGGCCGCAAGGTGCCGATGCGCACACGGAAGTGTGGCCCGCCCTGCAGCTCGCCGACCTGGTGAAGCTCAGCGCCGAGGAATTCGCCTGGCTGGCGGTGGACGGCGAGGAAGCGATGCTGGCGCGCCTCTGGCAAGGCTGCACGCGCCTGCTGGTGGTCACCGACGGCCCCAATCCGCTGCGCTGGTTCCATCCCGATGCCGAGGGCGAACTGCCCGCCTACCGCGTACCGATGGTCGACAGCACCGCGGCGGGCGACGCCTTCGTGGGCGGCCTGCTGCAGCAGCTGGCCGAGCTGGGCACCGGCCCGCATGACCTCGATGCGTTGGTCACCGCGCTGCCGCGACTGCACGACACGCTGCGCCATGCCGCCGCTGCCGCCGCCATTGCGGTGACGCGGCAGGGCTCGTTCGTCGCGCTGCCGACCACCGACGAAGTCCTCGCCTTCATGGCCTCCCATTCCTGA
- the fucP gene encoding L-fucose:H+ symporter permease, with protein sequence MAFNTSTQTADDGTGPGSGRYTDYPLAMMACSVIFFMWGALTSLNDILIPHLKALFTLDYTRVMLVQSVFFGAYFLMALPAGRLVERLGFKRGMVAGLAVAGIGALLFWPAAEWQSYPLFLFAFFVLATGITVLQVAANPYVALLGPARTGSSRLTLAQTLNSFGTAVAPWVGGILILSGVMLTADQVAALPALQQAAYRAQQAHSVQMPYLVLAAVLFLLAVFVALFHLPPLAEAGGQADGRKHTLGDALRIPHVAYGVLAIFCYVGAEVAIGSFLINYITQPDIGAMTEQQAARYVSFYWTGAMIGRFLGTFLLAWLNPRRLLAVFAAIAGVLVLTSMMTEGHLAMYSIVAVGLFNSIMFPTIFALGIEKLGPLTDKASSLLIMAIVGGAVIPWLQGVLADHLGVHHAFVLPVLCYAFILFYGLRGSKIRDAN encoded by the coding sequence ATGGCTTTCAACACATCGACGCAGACCGCCGACGACGGCACCGGCCCTGGCAGCGGACGCTATACCGACTACCCGCTGGCGATGATGGCCTGCTCGGTGATCTTCTTCATGTGGGGTGCGCTGACCAGCCTCAACGACATCCTGATCCCGCATCTGAAAGCGCTTTTCACGCTCGATTACACGCGGGTGATGCTGGTGCAGTCGGTGTTCTTCGGCGCGTACTTCCTGATGGCCCTGCCGGCCGGCCGGCTGGTCGAGCGGCTGGGCTTCAAGCGCGGCATGGTGGCGGGGCTCGCGGTGGCGGGCATCGGCGCGCTGCTGTTCTGGCCGGCGGCGGAGTGGCAGAGCTATCCGCTGTTCCTGTTCGCGTTCTTCGTCCTGGCCACCGGCATCACCGTGCTGCAGGTGGCGGCCAATCCCTACGTCGCCCTGCTCGGCCCCGCGCGCACCGGCTCCAGCCGCTTGACGCTGGCGCAGACGCTCAACTCGTTCGGCACCGCCGTGGCGCCCTGGGTGGGCGGCATACTGATCCTTTCCGGCGTGATGCTGACCGCCGACCAGGTCGCCGCCCTGCCCGCCCTGCAGCAGGCAGCCTATCGTGCGCAGCAGGCGCATTCGGTGCAGATGCCTTACCTCGTGCTGGCCGCCGTGCTGTTCCTGCTGGCGGTGTTCGTGGCGCTGTTCCACCTGCCGCCGCTGGCCGAGGCCGGCGGACAGGCCGACGGCCGCAAGCACACACTGGGCGACGCGCTGCGCATTCCGCACGTGGCCTACGGCGTGCTGGCGATCTTCTGCTACGTGGGCGCGGAGGTGGCCATCGGCAGCTTCCTCATCAACTACATCACCCAGCCCGACATCGGCGCCATGACCGAGCAGCAGGCCGCGCGCTACGTGAGCTTCTACTGGACCGGCGCGATGATCGGCCGCTTCCTCGGCACCTTCCTGCTGGCATGGCTCAACCCGCGCCGATTACTGGCGGTGTTCGCCGCCATCGCGGGCGTGCTGGTGCTGACCAGCATGATGACCGAAGGCCACCTGGCGATGTACAGCATCGTCGCCGTGGGACTGTTCAACTCGATCATGTTCCCCACCATCTTCGCGCTGGGCATCGAGAAGCTGGGGCCGCTCACCGACAAGGCGTCCAGCCTGCTCATCATGGCCATCGTCGGCGGCGCGGTGATCCCGTGGCTGCAGGGCGTGCTGGCCGACCATCTCGGCGTGCACCACGCCTTCGTGCTGCCGGTGCTGTGCTACGCCTTCATCCTGTTCTACGGCCTGCGCGGATCGAAGATCCGCGACGCCAACTAA